In a genomic window of Oncorhynchus keta strain PuntledgeMale-10-30-2019 chromosome 28, Oket_V2, whole genome shotgun sequence:
- the LOC118360771 gene encoding DAZ-associated protein 2-like, whose product MNNKGSYPQQAVYPQQSSAPIYPPAMQVSPQAPPYTDAPPAYSEIYQPRYVHPSQAGQLQQMAQYPGTQMYMQLPQSMAVGPMGHNVPMAYYPMGAMYPPGSTVLVEGGYDSGARFGQSNSASIPPPPPGHMPNAAQLAAMQGANVMMTQRKNNFFMGGSNGGYTIW is encoded by the exons ATGAACAACAAAG GTTCCTATCCCCAGCAAGCTGTGTACCCACAGCAGAGCAGTGCACCCATCTACCCCCCTGCTATGCAAGTGTCTCCTCAGGCACCCCCTTACACAGACGCACCACCTGCATACTCTGAG ATTTATCAGCCCAGGTATGTGCACCCATCTCAGGCTGGCCAGCTACAGCAAATGGCCCAGTACCCTGGCACTCAGATGTACATGCAACTGCCCCAGTCCATGGCTGTTGGACCAATGGGCCACAACGTCCCCATGGCATACTACCCCATGGGAGCCATGTATCCCCCTGGCTCCACTGTGCTAGTGGAGGGAGGATATGATTCTGGTGCTCGATTTGGTCAAAGCAACAGTGCTTCCATCCCT CCCCCACCTCCTGGCCACATGCCTAATGCAGCTCAGCTGGCCGCCATGCAGGGTGCCAACGTCATGATGACACAGCGCAAGAACAACTTCTTCATGGGTGGTTCCAATGGTGGGTACACCATCTGGTAA